In Nerophis ophidion isolate RoL-2023_Sa linkage group LG03, RoL_Noph_v1.0, whole genome shotgun sequence, the following are encoded in one genomic region:
- the ghsra gene encoding growth hormone secretagogue receptor a, with translation MPPNWADLPQNCSWAERLNSTWTFPDPPPLNYYTLPLLGAITATCTLLFAVGVAGNVMTILVVGRYRDMRTTTNLYLCSMAVSDLLIFLCMPLDLYRMWRYRPWRLGDALCKLFQFVSESSTYSTILSITALSVERYVAICFPLRAKALVTKRRVRGLILLLWIVSLMSAGPVFILVGVERDEADFRVNNTRVPLEDDTRECRMTHYAVESGLMGAMVWLSSVFFFAPVFCLTVLYSLIGRRLWRRHRETNIGPRGTHRDRSNRQTIKMLVVVVAAFVLCWLPFHMCRYLQFRSLDAPSPLLSALSEHCSLVSVVLFYLSAAINPILYNTMSWKYRGAAARLFGLVDHQRPRARTTSTLKADRWTESTISF, from the exons ATGCCCCCGAACTGGGCCGACCTCCCCCAGAACTGCAGCTGGGCGGAGCGCCTCAACTCCACCTGGACTTTCCCCGACCCGCCGCCGCTCAACTACTACACCCTCCCCCTCCTGGGCGCCATCACGGCCACGTGCACGCTGCTGTTCGCGGTGGGCGTGGCCGGCAACGTGATGACCATCCTGGTGGTGGGCAGGTACCGGGACATGCGCACCACCACCAACCTCTACCTGTGCAGCATGGCCGTGTCCGACCTGCTTATCTTCCTCTGCATGCCGCTGGACCTCTACCGCATGTGGCGCTACCGACCTTGGCGCCTGGGGGATGCGCTGTGCAAGCTCTTCCAGTTCGTGTCCGAGTCCAGCACCTACTCCACCATCCTGAGCATCACCGCCCTCTCCGTGGAAAGGTACGTGGCCATCTGCTTCCCGCTGCGCGCCAAGGCCCTGGTGACCAAGCGGCGGGTGCGCGGCCTCATCCTCCTCCTGTGGATCGTGTCGCTAATGAGCGCCGGGCCCGTCTTCATCTTGGTGGGCGTGGAGCGGGACGAGGCGGACTTccgtgtcaacaacacccgagtCCCGCTGGAGGACGACACCCGCGAGTGCAGAATGACGCACTACGCCGTGGAGTCGGGCCTGATGGGCGCCATGGTCTGGCTGAGCTCCGTCTTCTTCTTCGCGCCCGTCTTCTGTCTCACGGTTCTCTACAGCCTGATTGGACGCCGCCTGTGGCGCCGCCACAGGGAGACAAACATCGGCCCGCGGGGGACTCACAGGGACAGGAGCAACCGGCAGACCATCAAGATGCTGG tgGTGGTGGTGGCGGCATTTGTCCTGTGCTGGCTACCTTTCCACATGTGTCGCTACCTACAATTCCGCTCTTTGGACGCACCCTCTCCACTGCTGTCCGCCTTGTCCGAGCACTGCAGCTTGGTGTCGGTGGTCCTCTTCTACCTGAGCGCCGCCATCAACCCCATCCTCTACAACACCATGTCCTGGAAGTACCGGGGAGCAGCGGCTCGCCTCTTCGGCCTTGTTGACCACCAGCGGCCGCGGGCGCGTACAACCAGCACCTTGAAGGCTGACAGATGGACAGAGTCTACCATCAGTTTCTAA